A region of Lycium barbarum isolate Lr01 chromosome 3, ASM1917538v2, whole genome shotgun sequence DNA encodes the following proteins:
- the LOC132633407 gene encoding GATA transcription factor 12-like: MEAPDFFVSGFFSHAIDEQNPNNNNNNNNNNCSNNFTVDDLLDFPKEDEVMTDAFFESITGNSADSPTVTVVDSCNSSVSGGDGQFNGNLSCRSFTDAPFPSSELCVPYDDLAELEWLSNFVEESFSSDDVQNLQLIPVTNINSTTNNTDSSSSATTISTSSPAFPADTSVPGKARSKRSRAAPCDWSSRLQLLLSPATSSSESNNASAPVVTGKVTKASIKRRESVETPGRKCLHCASDKTPQWRTGPMGPKTLCNACGVRYKSGRLVPEYRPASSPTFISAKHSNSHRKVLELRRQKELQRHHQAHHHHHQLLSQPSIFGVSNGGDDFLLHHHPNCGPNYRHLI, encoded by the exons ATGGAAGCACCGGATTTCTTCGTCAGCGGCTTTTTCTCACATGCCATAGACGAACAAAATccgaataacaacaacaataataataataataactgtagTAACAATTTTACTGTCGATGACCTTTTGGATTTCCCTAAGGAAGATGAAGTCATGACCGACGCATTTTTTGAAAGTATTACGGGCAATTCTGCTGATTCTCCTACCGTTACCGTTGTTGATAGCTGTAATTCTTCTGTTTCCGGTGGAGATGGTCAATTTAACGGTAACCTGAGCTGCCGGAGCTTCACTGACGCTCCGTTTCCTAGCAGCGAACTCTGTGTTCCG TATGATGACTTGGCTGAGCTTGAATGGCTATCAAACTTCGTGGAGGAATCATTCTCAAGTGACGACGTTCAAAACCTTCAGCTCATACCCGTAACAAACATTAATTCTACCACCAACAACACCGACAGTTCCTCCTCAGCCACCACAATTTCTACCTCGTCACCTGCCTTCCCAGCCGACACTTCGGTTCCCGGCAAAGCTCGCAGCAAGCGCTCACGCGCAGCTCCCTGTGACTGGTCCTCACGCCTCCAGCTGCTCTTATCACCTGCCACGTCATCATCGGAGAGCAACAATGCCTCCGCCCCTGTTGTCACGGGTAAGGTCACTAAAGCATCTATTAAGAGGCGGGAGAGCGTCGAGACTCCTGGACGGAAATGCCTGCACTGTGCTTCTGATAAGACACCGCAGTGGCGCACGGGACCTATGGGTCCGAAAACCCTGTGCAATGCATGCGGAGTTAGGTACAAGTCTGGTAGGTTGGTGCCGGAGTATCGGCCTGCGTCTAGCCCTACGTTTATCTCAGCGAAGCACTCGAATTCTCATCGGAAAGTTCTGGAACTCCGGAGGCAAAAGGAGCTTCAAAGACACCACCAAGcacatcatcatcaccatcagtTGCTAAGTCAACCCTCAATTTTTGGTGTATCTAACGGTGGTGATGATTTCTTGCTTCATCATCACCCAAACTGTGGTCCTAATTACAGGCACCTCATCTAG
- the LOC132633408 gene encoding protein transport protein SEC13 homolog B-like, which translates to MPSQKIESGHTDTVHDVAMDYYGKRLATASSDCTIKITGVSSSSSQLLATLSGHQGPVWQVAWAHPKFGSLLASCSSDGKVIIWKEGTQNEWTLARVFDDHKASVNSIAWAPHEFGLCLACGSSDGNISIFTARSEDVWETSRIDQAHPVGVTSVSWAPSTAPGCLVSSELLNPVPKLASGGCDNTVKVWKLFDGTWKLDCFPALQMHTDWVRDIAWAPNLGLPKSTIASASEDGRVIIWTVGKEGDQWEGKVLKDFGAPVWRVSWSLTGNILAVADGNNNVTLWNEAVDGEWHPVTTVDT; encoded by the coding sequence ATGCCTTCACAGAAGATTGAAAGTGGCCATACTGACACGGTCCACGATGTGGCAATGGATTACTATGGTAAGCGTCTGGCAACAGCTTCTTCAGACTGCACCATTAAGATAACAGGGGTCAGCAGTTCGTCCTCGCAGCTCCTGGCTACTTTAAGTGGTCACCAAGGACCAGTGTGGCAAGTAGCTTGGGCCCACCCTAAGTTCGGTTCCCTCCTTGCTTCGTGTTCTTCTGATGGAAAGGTAATTATCTGGAAGGAAGGTACTCAAAATGAGTGGACCTTAGCACGTGTTTTCGATGACCATAAAGCTTCAGTCAATTCCATAGCTTGGGCTCCTCATGAATTTGGCCTCTGTCTGGCTTGTGGATCTTCTGACGGAAACATTTCCATTTTCACTGCAAGATCAGAAGATGTTTGGGAAACATCACGGATCGATCAGGCTCATCCAGTTGGCGTTACGTCTGTTTCGTGGGCACCATCAACAGCTCCTGGCTGTCTTGTAAGCTCTGAACTGCTTAATCCTGTTCCGAAGCTAGCATCTGGTGGCTGTGACAATACAGTTAAAGTGTGGAAGCTGTTTGACGGTACTTGGAAATTGGATTGCTTCCCAGCTCTTCAAATGCACACCGATTGGGTCAGGGACATTGCTTGGGCCCCTAACTTAGGGCTACCAAAGTCAACTATTGCGAGTGCTTCTGAAGATGGAAGAGTAATTATATGGACTGTTGGTAAGGAAGGCGATCAATGGGAGGGTAAAGTGTTGAAGGATTTTGGTGCCCCCGTTTGGAGAGTATCCTGGTCGCTAACAGGAAACATATTGGCTGTGGCTGATGGGAATAACAATGTGACATTGTGGAACGAAGCAGTTGATGGCGAATGGCATCCAGTGACCACAGTAGATACATAA